Part of the candidate division WOR-3 bacterium genome, CAAAGCTGCGGGTTGCCGTTTCCGTCGGTGCTGATACGGTGATGGACCTGTCGGTTGGAGGAAATGTTGATGAGGTCCGCAAGGCGATTATCGCCGAGTCTCGGATTCCGGTTGGAACTGTGCCGGTATACCAAGTTGCGCTTGACGCCCGCCGCCACGGACGGTCGTTCGTTGAGACCAGGGTGAAGGACGTGTTCGCCGGACTCGAAAGGCACCTTAGGGATGGAGTTGACTTCATTACTGTCCACTGCGGAGTTACGCGGCGGAACATTGAAGCCATCCGCCGCAGCAGGAGGGTGTGCGGCATAGTTTCGCGCGGGGGTTCGATGATGGTCGAGTGGATGATGCACAATCGCCGGGAGAATCCACTCTATGAATACTATGACGAACTTCTTGCGATGGCACGGCACTACCGGACAACGCTGAGCTTGGGCGATGGCCTTAGGCCCGGAGCGCTGGCCGACGCGACTGACGAAGCCCAGGTCGCGGAGCTGGTTACAATTGGCGAACTGGTGCAGCGGGCACGAGCGGCTGGTGTGCAGGCAATGGTTGAGGGACCGGGGCATGTTCCTCTGGATCAGGTTGAGGCGAACGTCCGGCTTGAGAAGGTCGTTTGTGATGAGGCGCCGTTCTATCTACTGGGTCCGCTTGTGACCGACGTCGCGTGCGGGTACGACCACATCTCGGGTGCAATCGGTGGCGCCCTGGCTGCGTACTATGGGGCCGATTTCTTGTGCTACGTCACGCCGTCCGAGCACCTAGGTCTGCCGGGTGTCGAGGATGTCCGGCAGGGCGTGATTGCGTCGAGGATAGCGGCCCATGCGGCCGATGTAGCCCGGAGACATCCGGGTGCATCAGACTGGGACCGTCGGGTGTCAACGGCCCGGGCAAGGCTGGACTGGCGCGAGATGATTGACGGCTGCCTTGATCCGACACGCGCCAACGAGGTATTTAGGCTTGGTCGTTCGCGGACTGAGGGAGTGTGCACTATGTGCGGTGAGTTTTGCGCAATCAAGAGAAGTAGAGAGACACTTGGTAGCCGGCCACGGATTGCCCGTGCTAAGCGAGGCTTGCGAGGTTCGACAGGCCGCAAGAATACATGACCGATGAATTGACGGAGGGCGTATGAAGAAGCCAACAATCAGAACAACCTACAAGCTGTTTACTCCAGGGCCGGTACTCGTACCGGACGACGTCAGAGAAGTTGTGGCCGGCGAGCTGGTCTACCACCGCGAGGAGCTATTCAGCAAGCTGTATGAATCAGTCCGCAAAGGCCTGCAGGATGTATTCTTGACCAAGAACGAGGTGTACGTGCTTACCGCGTCGGGGACTGGCGCGATGGAAGCGGCAGTATCGAATCTGATTGGTCCAGGTGACAAGGCGCTGGTCGTGACCGCGGGTAAGTTCGGCGAGCGCTGGCGCGAGCTGTGCATGAGGTTCGGCGCTTACGTTGACTCTTTGTCGGCGCCGTATGGCGAATCGGTTCCTCCGCTCGAGGTTGAGCGGCAACTTCTAGCCAACGACTCGGTGAAGTGCGTGTTTGTCACGTTGACTGAGACCTCGACTGGTGCGGTCCATGATATCAAGGCGTACGGTGACGTATGCCGACGCTTGAACCGTATTCTAGTTGTGGATGCAGTCGCCGGCCTTGGTGCGGACGAGCTGCGCGCTGACGCGTGGAACGCCGACGTTGTGTGCGGCGGCTCGCAAAAGTCTCTGGCCGTGCCGCCGGGGTTGTCTTTCATCAGTATCAGCCCCCGGGCATGGGAGCTCGTTGAGCGGTCTAAGCGGACAAGATACTACTTCGACCTGAGAGCATACCGCAGCTATGCAGAAAAGGGACAGACGCCCTGGACACCGGCAATTTCGCTGTTTTTCGGCCTTGACCTTGCACTCAGGAAAATCGGCAGACAAGGGGTCACGGCATATTGGCAGCAGCACAAGCGCATGGCGGATTACGTGCGCTCCTATGTGAAGGAACTCGGACTCGAACTGTTTCCGCAGCGGCCGTCAAATGCCTTGACCGTCATCAAGATGCCGGAGAATGTCGACGGCACGCAGATAGTCGCTGCTTGCAAGAAGGACGGCATCCTCTTTGCAAACGGTCAGGCAGAGTTGCGGGGCAAAATAGTGAGAATTGGCCATATGGGCCCGGTGCCGCGTACTGCCATGGACCACGCGCTGGCATGCTTTAGGAGACACTATCTTGCTATCAGTCGCAGATCTAAGTGACCACGTCTTAGTACGTTAGAGAGCACGCCGTCTACCCATGCAACCGTCGCACAGAAAAGGATTGTTTCGAGTACGTAACCAACTTACCCACAAGCGGTTAGGCGTGGCTCTTCGGCACGAATGTTGCACACTGAATGCGAAACATGAGCAAGTTCTCTACCCCCGGCTCGTGGAAGGTGTTTGTTGGTGGATTGTTACTCATCTCGTTCGGGTTCGCTTCGAGCGTCGGTATGAAGCCGGTGGAAATCTTGGTCCCGCTTACTGCTGTTGTCGGCTGCCTTGTCCTATTGACTTCACTAGCGGGCAGCGGACCGCGTGCTTTCCTGTAGCCAGGTGTCCGACGTCCGGCATCCGGGTCTGTTCTTGAAGTGCACGCTCGCCTGCGCTTTCCAGATGGCGGCAGACTGCCATACACCACACTTCGAGTGCGAGCCGGTGCCCTGGATACTAAACCCGGCACACCTTTTCTTCCTTACTGCGGCAGCCGGATGATCGACATCGAACTGAGGCGGCGAGCAGACTAGCAAACCACAACCGCCGGACAGGTGTCTTCATTCTGGATGACGCGCAGGCCGATGCGGAAAATCTGACAACCCGGTTTTGGGGTTACCAATAGTCAACAAAAGACCACCGCCGCCCAGCTGGACGGCGGTGTCGGTGCCCGGACAGAGGTCAAGCCGCCGGAGTCGGTGCTTCGGCCAAGTGTGGTCTTGCCGCCATACTTCTTGTACGGATGGCGATTGCCAGTGTGGCCAATAGGACTACGGCAATACCAAGCCAGCCGGCGCCGGTCATGCGGAACCGGAAGCACATTGCGGTCGGGTACAGCATCACCGCCACGAACATCCAGAGTGCGCTGCGCTTCGCCAGGTTTGACTCGGCGAGCCGCTCAGCATCAGCCGCTGAAGGCTCGACTGCCAGAAAGAAGAGCACCACAAACATCGCCGTCGCATACCAGCCGACAAAACTGGAGAGCGGGATGCCGTGGTAGAATCCGTACTGACCGAAGCTTACCGCGCTGCGCACAACTGCGAGCGGACCGGCGCTGAGCTGCCACAGGGCCATAATGAACCCGGCGGTCAGGGGCATCGCAGCAATGGTGCTGGGCTCGCTGGACTTGGCACGTACCAGGTATGTAGATACGATGAATACGATATAGAGTGTCCCGAACCAGGTGAGTACGACGCTGAACGGAACGTGGCCAGGCAGCATTAGTCCAACCGCAACCCTGAGGTCACGAACTCGGTGGAACCAATGGCTGCCGAACACCGCGCCGAAGTTAGTGCCCAGGTACTCGGCCACGTACGGCAGAATTAGGCCGAGCGCCAGGAACCAGAGTGCGCGTCCGGTCCCGAGATACGACAGACTGTGTAGCAGGGCAAAAGCGGCCAGACAATAGACTGGCATCAGACTAAGCCAGCCCACGGTCGGCCGCACGACTGCGTCAGCTATCATGAAGCCGACCGTCGCTAGACCCGTGAACGCGATGCCGAATATGGCCAGGCCAGTGTTCTGGGTAGTGTTTCTCATCAATCCTCCAGTTGGTTTGTCCTTACTGGAAAGGGTGGCAGTTGGCATATGCCCCTGTACGGGCCCTCTCGAAACCGCACCTTGATGCCGTTCCTTCCCAAAGCACTACTATTTTACTCGGAATCTGCGCCCGGTCAATGGCAAGAAAACGGAAACGCGCCGTGCCCCAGCAGTGTCTTGTCCTAAGGCCTGATTTGACCAACCTCAGTGCGTTGGCTAAATTGGGTCGTGAGTCGCGCGGTCCCCTTGGCTGTGCTCTTGGCCGTTGCGTGTTGTTGCTACACGCCAATTGCGGTGAAATCGGCGGCTACTGCCGTGTCCGCTGACCAGCAGCCGTCTGTCCGAGTCCGACTGAGCGCGATTACCACTTCTGCAACAGTGTCGTGCGATGCCGAACTGCAGGTGAAGGCTGCCGGCAACGAACGTCGGACGGACAGAGCGTTCGTCGTACTCAGACGGGTCGGCAACTCGGTAGTGGTCACGGTTGGCAACAATGAATGGCAACGGACCACGGACACGGTCATACTCAAAGGTGTCCGGAATGTGCCGGTCAGGGTGGGCGGGCAGGCATACCGGGGCATGGTTTTAGCATTCGTTTCCGCCGACGAACTAGTCGTGGTGAATGAAATTGGACTTGAGGACTATCTGTACAGTGTGGTGCCGTGTGAAATTGGGCCGATAAGACCGGAGACCTTCGAGGCTGTGAAGGCCCAGGCGGTGGCGGCTCGGAGCTTCACTCTCGCCAGGCTCGGAAAACGCAAGGCCCTTGGTTTCGACTTGTACGATACGTATCTACGGGACCAGGAATACCAGGGGGTTGGACGCGAGACCGAATTGAGCACACGGGCTGTAGTCGAAACACGGGGTGAAGTCCTTCTTTTCGACGGCAAGCCAGCCGAGGCGCTGTACCACTGTAACTGCGGCGGCATCACCGCGCAAGGCAGCCAGCCCTATCTGAAACCGGTACGCGACACACCAGAACACCGGCCGGGCAGACCATTCTGCGCCGACGGAAAGTACCATGAGTGGCAGGCAGAGTTCGAACCGATTCAGTACGATACGATACTCACCCGTCTCGTGGGCGTCGGCGCGAAAATCAAACTACGCCGCGTGAAGCTGCAGAAGGATAAGGTTTCGGGTCGAGTACTGAGCCTCATACTTGATACCGATAAAGGAAGGTTCAAGGTGTTTGGCACAGACTTCCGCATGGCCTTGGGCCTACGGTCAACCATGTTCGACCTGAAACTGTCGGCCGGCCGGATGAACGTAACCGGCAGGGGGTGGGGACACGGCTGCGGATTATGTCAGGACGGTGCCATTGAAATGGCGCGGCGCGGTTCGAGCTACCGTCAGATTCTAGCGCACTACTATCCAGGACTGAAATTGGGCCAGCAATACTAGTACGCTGGACAGCGACGGGTTTTGGGACTACGCTGGTCTGTCGTTCGGACAACTCTGGATTGTCAGGTCTTCTCCGGCGGTACGATGTCTGAGTCGGCAATCAGCACCGCGGCTGCACACACCGACGTCCAGAGTCCGTTCTTGTCGCCGATCGCGCTCTGCGTAACGTTCTGGGTGCGGTAGATTTCTCCTGAAATCTTCCAAGTTTCTTTGCGCTGGTTATAGCTTGTATCCGGGTCGAATTTCACGCCAAGGGTAGTTGCGAGCATTTGGGCTGCGAGGTCTTCGGCATATTCACCAGCCGGGTCGTCACGCATGCCGAAGGCGTGAAACTCGGACAGGTAACCATGTTTCTCCGGGTCCTTGGGAATTGCCACGCCGATTGAGGCGGAAATGAGCCGATGAGGTTCGTTGGTAGCGTTGTCACTCATTACTACAAATACAACCTGGCCTGGCTTGAGCATAGCCAGGCCACGGCGCCGGGAGATAATCTTGCAGTGAGGCGGGAAAATGGACGATACACGGACAAGATTGAATGCTGCGATGCCCGCGTCACGCAGAGCTGCCTCAAAGCTGGCAAGCTTCTCGCGGTGGCGACCGACGCCGTTGGTGAGAAACACATACTTGGGCGTAATCATGGGATACCTCTCCGACTCCAAGAACCTGCGAGAAAAAGAGGGAAGGATAGCCGGTCTGGTCCCGCTACTTCCTTACCTTCTGGACTCGCGTTTATGTAGTTTCTTTCCTGAATGGAGCAGACCGGAGTTGAACCGGCGACCTCCAGAGTGCGATTCTGGCGCTCTCCCATCTGAGCTACTGCCCCGGAAACGATCAAGCGCTACGCTCTCCGCTTCGCGACCGGCGAACGGGCAACGGCCCGGGCAGGCTCACGGTGTCGCAAATTCAGTGGGCCCGGCCTGATCGGTGGTTTCGGGTTCGACACGGCCCGGCTCCACTCGGACGACGATACCGTGACGTTCGCGACGAATAAGGTGGAAGTCCTGCCGGTTGCACTCAAACGTGCCGATGACTGTGACCGGACTGGCCGTGACCGGGGTCGCGTCCGTACTCTTAGGCGTGCGGCCGAAGAAGATGCACAGGTCGGGTCCGTCCGGCCAGTAGGCGATATCGCCGACATTCACCCGGTCAACCGGAGCCGTATTCTCAGCCTCAAGCCGCACCGGGAAATAAACTTCCTCGCCCCAGGTCTCGCCGATCTCCTCATAAGGCAGAAGCCGCCAGACCCGTTCGGCAAGCGGCGAATCGTTGAGCATACCGTTGAGCTCAACACCGCCAACTGTAATCTTTATCGGTTTCACGGGCGGATGGATTGTAGAAAAGTGGCACCGGTTGTCAAGCCTCCGATTTTCACCTGTGGAACCACAAGGATAATGCCATAGGGTAATGGCACAGGGAAAATGTCACTCTTGATGGACGCGCGACAATTGTAACCCAGCCGGGTCATGCTCTATCAATACAATTCTGCTCAAGGAGTGTGCGTTGGGTGATTTCGCGCAACTCCTGGGACACAGTGAAATCTTGGGGCCGGATGTGGTGCTTGCAAGAGCAGACCTTGGTCGGGTCTTTGTGCTTGCGGGTCGCGGAAGCCGGACAATCTCTCTTGACACGCCGCGGATTCGGAGTAGAACTCGCGTGTGAATATGACACCGGACCGGCTGGCACACCCCGCCAAGTCCTGGGGGTGGTAGAATACTTGTTGTGTTCCGGGAACTGATACCTATCGTGTCCCCAGAACTCCCTGTAACAGTCCGGTTCTAAGTGCGGCGCATCCGCGGGCAGGGTTCGCAGCACCGCGCGTCGTCACGAACACCGCACCAAGCAATCGGCCAACTTCCGCCAGTAGGCCCAACCCAAATCTACCACTGACCGCTAAAGTAATCTCAGCACTACCCTGCACCCTCGTCTCCATCCAGCAAATCGTCCGGCATACCGTTTGCCCGACAATCCAAGGGACGATTCGCCAACCGACCCCAGTACTGAACCGACCAGTAATCCGTGAGTTGAGCCGACGGACAAACCCTCAATTGTATCGCCATACCGACCAAGGAATGAACTAACGAACAAGCCGGCAAGTCAACCCACTGATGTATCGTCAGTTAGTTCCCTGAATAGCCTGTTGATTCACCGGTGGGTTCACTCAAGAGACGAACCGACAGGCGACCCAGGGAGTCATTGGGGGAGTCGTTCCCCGGTTCGTGGGACGGATGGTAATCCTAGTGCAGACTCCAGCGGTGGGCCATGAGTGCTAAGTCATACATTACTGTAGTGTTGCGTTACGTATTTTGCGAAGTTCGTCTTGTGTTTCTTCGTATCCTGCGCCGTTTGCATTGCCATTCTGAGCGTGTAGAATCATTTCGGCTGGAGTAGGATCGGCCTTGATGAATCTTCTCATTGACACGAGCCTACTGTGGCCAATGGTCGAAAGCGAAAAAAGGAGGCTACGAATGTCAGATCCGGTGAAGCGTGTCAGCGCATGGATGCGCAAGTACAACATCGAGCGGGTCAAAGCCACACTCGAAGAACTAAAGCCTGAGATGGCCCAGCGGTATCAGGCCGCGGTCGCGGACCTGTACGCAATGGAGATGAAGACCAAGGAAATTCTGAACGCTCAGGGCGTGCAGACCATCCTCTACATCTCCTACTTGAACTACAGCCGCCAGCTATTCAAACTGTCCCGCAAACAGAAAGTATCGGGTGAGTCAATGCAACTGGCGGCCCAGGTTCTATTGGAAAAGTGGAAGGCCCGGGGTTGTGACCCCAAGGTCCTTGCCCTGATTCGCAAGGAGGTGTACGACATAGCCGAACCGTAGCACCGCCCCACGCCTTACGCCGCACACTCTACGCCGAAATCGGCGACAAGGCAGTTGCGGTCAGAGTGGCTGTCGTCTTGACTTCGAATCCGGCCCGCTCTTTGCCTAGGCCGCAATCGAATGCCGCACTGCTGCCGACCTCATGGCCATAGCCCAAACTGCCGCAGTGGCTGACGCACCCGCCCGTCGGTCGAGAAGCAGGAAACTTGGCCAAGAAACCCCGTCGCCCTCGGCATGATGCGTGAAGCGGGTGGCGTCCGACTTGACACGCGGCTGTAATGAGGTATAGCTTGAGCGTGAATAATGATGCCGGGCTGGCTGGCATACCCCACCCGGTCTTGATGGGAGTAGAATTGTTCATGATGTCCCCGAAATTCCCGATATTTACCCGAAGTGCGAGGAGGTAGTGTGCCTACAATAAAGTCATTGGTTCTGCATTTGAGTATAACGGCTATCTCTGTCATGCTTCCGGTGGCAACTGCGTTTGCCGACGGCTTGGAGGTATCTCTGAGTGCGGAACGCTTCACCAATAAGTGGCCGCTGGGCGACCCGGACCCGCACAACATCAGCCCCGGGGAGATAATGCTTGTCACGGTCACGTTCGAACATACCGGAGGTTACCACAAGTACTATCTGCGCAGCAGCGACTACTTCGAAATCGATGGA contains:
- the thiC gene encoding phosphomethylpyrimidine synthase ThiC, yielding MAEISLRDSWLRQLSREEGVRTDELKELVRTGRVVVLASRYHRVKPVAVGQRMRVKVNANIGTSPDRSDLEQELAKLRVAVSVGADTVMDLSVGGNVDEVRKAIIAESRIPVGTVPVYQVALDARRHGRSFVETRVKDVFAGLERHLRDGVDFITVHCGVTRRNIEAIRRSRRVCGIVSRGGSMMVEWMMHNRRENPLYEYYDELLAMARHYRTTLSLGDGLRPGALADATDEAQVAELVTIGELVQRARAAGVQAMVEGPGHVPLDQVEANVRLEKVVCDEAPFYLLGPLVTDVACGYDHISGAIGGALAAYYGADFLCYVTPSEHLGLPGVEDVRQGVIASRIAAHAADVARRHPGASDWDRRVSTARARLDWREMIDGCLDPTRANEVFRLGRSRTEGVCTMCGEFCAIKRSRETLGSRPRIARAKRGLRGSTGRKNT
- a CDS encoding alanine--glyoxylate aminotransferase family protein; the encoded protein is MKKPTIRTTYKLFTPGPVLVPDDVREVVAGELVYHREELFSKLYESVRKGLQDVFLTKNEVYVLTASGTGAMEAAVSNLIGPGDKALVVTAGKFGERWRELCMRFGAYVDSLSAPYGESVPPLEVERQLLANDSVKCVFVTLTETSTGAVHDIKAYGDVCRRLNRILVVDAVAGLGADELRADAWNADVVCGGSQKSLAVPPGLSFISISPRAWELVERSKRTRYYFDLRAYRSYAEKGQTPWTPAISLFFGLDLALRKIGRQGVTAYWQQHKRMADYVRSYVKELGLELFPQRPSNALTVIKMPENVDGTQIVAACKKDGILFANGQAELRGKIVRIGHMGPVPRTAMDHALACFRRHYLAISRRSK
- a CDS encoding carotenoid biosynthesis protein; the protein is MRNTTQNTGLAIFGIAFTGLATVGFMIADAVVRPTVGWLSLMPVYCLAAFALLHSLSYLGTGRALWFLALGLILPYVAEYLGTNFGAVFGSHWFHRVRDLRVAVGLMLPGHVPFSVVLTWFGTLYIVFIVSTYLVRAKSSEPSTIAAMPLTAGFIMALWQLSAGPLAVVRSAVSFGQYGFYHGIPLSSFVGWYATAMFVVLFFLAVEPSAADAERLAESNLAKRSALWMFVAVMLYPTAMCFRFRMTGAGWLGIAVVLLATLAIAIRTRSMAARPHLAEAPTPAA
- a CDS encoding SpoIID/LytB domain-containing protein codes for the protein MSRAVPLAVLLAVACCCYTPIAVKSAATAVSADQQPSVRVRLSAITTSATVSCDAELQVKAAGNERRTDRAFVVLRRVGNSVVVTVGNNEWQRTTDTVILKGVRNVPVRVGGQAYRGMVLAFVSADELVVVNEIGLEDYLYSVVPCEIGPIRPETFEAVKAQAVAARSFTLARLGKRKALGFDLYDTYLRDQEYQGVGRETELSTRAVVETRGEVLLFDGKPAEALYHCNCGGITAQGSQPYLKPVRDTPEHRPGRPFCADGKYHEWQAEFEPIQYDTILTRLVGVGAKIKLRRVKLQKDKVSGRVLSLILDTDKGRFKVFGTDFRMALGLRSTMFDLKLSAGRMNVTGRGWGHGCGLCQDGAIEMARRGSSYRQILAHYYPGLKLGQQY
- a CDS encoding arginine decarboxylase, pyruvoyl-dependent; the protein is MITPKYVFLTNGVGRHREKLASFEAALRDAGIAAFNLVRVSSIFPPHCKIISRRRGLAMLKPGQVVFVVMSDNATNEPHRLISASIGVAIPKDPEKHGYLSEFHAFGMRDDPAGEYAEDLAAQMLATTLGVKFDPDTSYNQRKETWKISGEIYRTQNVTQSAIGDKNGLWTSVCAAAVLIADSDIVPPEKT
- a CDS encoding cyclophilin-like fold protein: MKPIKITVGGVELNGMLNDSPLAERVWRLLPYEEIGETWGEEVYFPVRLEAENTAPVDRVNVGDIAYWPDGPDLCIFFGRTPKSTDATPVTASPVTVIGTFECNRQDFHLIRRERHGIVVRVEPGRVEPETTDQAGPTEFATP